In the Chroococcidiopsis sp. SAG 2025 genome, one interval contains:
- the rpmB gene encoding 50S ribosomal protein L28 has translation MSRKCMLTGRKANNGYAISHSHRRTKKVQEANLQWKRVWWEEGNRWVRLKLSTKAIKTLNLKSLSAMAKEAGINLNHY, from the coding sequence ATGTCCCGTAAATGTATGCTCACAGGCAGAAAGGCAAACAATGGTTATGCCATTTCCCACTCTCACCGCCGGACTAAAAAAGTGCAAGAAGCCAACTTGCAGTGGAAACGGGTTTGGTGGGAAGAAGGTAATCGCTGGGTGAGACTGAAGCTTTCGACTAAAGCAATCAAAACCCTCAACCTCAAAAGCTTATCAGCAATGGCTAAAGAAGCCGGAATCAACCTCAACCATTATTAA
- a CDS encoding photosystem I reaction centre subunit IX / PsaJ, translating into MQQKYFLQYLSLAPVLLFAWLAETAVWLIVFNYFFPDLLFHPLP; encoded by the coding sequence ATGCAACAAAAATATTTCCTGCAATATCTTTCTCTCGCACCAGTTTTGCTATTTGCATGGCTGGCTGAAACAGCTGTGTGGTTGATCGTGTTTAACTACTTCTTCCCCGATCTTCTCTTCCATCCCCTGCCATAA
- the gmk gene encoding guanylate kinase, with translation MTTGLPTQISPTVIPGSKAGRLIVLTGPSGVGKGTLMQLLLQRHPQLYLSISVTTRTPRPGEIHGKHYYFVSREEFRQMVDRGELLEWAEFAGNCYGTPRQPVAEKIGEGKIAILEIELEGARQIRASFPEVLRIFILPPSMAELEQRLRSRGQDSEEAIARRLRRAQAEINAAGEFDYKVINDNREAALQEIEAILFPDSRTD, from the coding sequence ATGACGACAGGTTTGCCTACTCAAATTTCTCCTACCGTAATTCCAGGCTCGAAGGCTGGTCGGTTGATCGTACTCACAGGTCCTAGTGGCGTAGGCAAAGGTACGCTCATGCAATTGCTTTTGCAGCGTCACCCTCAGCTTTACCTGTCAATTTCAGTCACGACGCGCACCCCTCGCCCTGGAGAAATTCACGGCAAACACTATTATTTCGTGAGCCGTGAAGAATTTCGACAAATGGTCGATCGCGGCGAATTACTAGAATGGGCTGAATTTGCAGGTAATTGCTACGGCACTCCTCGTCAACCAGTGGCAGAAAAGATCGGCGAGGGAAAAATTGCCATCTTAGAAATTGAATTAGAAGGAGCAAGACAAATCCGCGCTTCTTTTCCTGAAGTGCTACGCATTTTTATCTTACCACCTTCAATGGCAGAACTAGAGCAACGCTTGCGCAGTCGCGGTCAAGATTCAGAAGAGGCGATCGCTCGTCGTCTGCGCCGCGCTCAAGCCGAAATTAATGCTGCTGGTGAATTCGATTACAAAGTCATCAACGATAATCGAGAAGCGGCACTGCAAGAAATAGAAGCTATTTTATTTCCCGATTCTAGGACAGATTAA
- the hypA gene encoding hydrogenase maturation nickel metallochaperone HypA: protein MHEVGMMQNVLETAVERAKHEGASHIRLLQMRVGEASGVVPESLQLAFDVVKKETIAEDARLQVESVPVVCYCPNCTTEFHPTDLLYECPECHQPYCEVRQGKEFELAFLEVS, encoded by the coding sequence ATGCATGAAGTTGGAATGATGCAAAACGTTCTCGAAACTGCTGTAGAACGTGCAAAACATGAAGGCGCGAGCCATATTCGCCTGTTGCAAATGCGAGTCGGTGAGGCATCTGGGGTAGTACCAGAGTCTTTACAACTGGCGTTTGATGTGGTGAAAAAGGAGACAATAGCTGAAGATGCTAGACTTCAGGTGGAATCCGTGCCAGTCGTCTGTTATTGCCCCAATTGCACTACTGAATTTCATCCCACCGATTTACTCTACGAATGTCCCGAATGTCACCAACCATATTGTGAGGTACGACAGGGCAAAGAGTTTGAACTGGCATTTTTAGAAGTTTCCTAG
- a CDS encoding photosystem I reaction centre subunit IX / PsaJ: MQKQNENEQKHYLQRYLSLAPVLAVVAVSVAFTTWAIFNYFFPDLLFHPMP, translated from the coding sequence ATGCAAAAACAGAACGAGAACGAACAAAAACACTATCTTCAGAGGTATCTTTCCTTAGCTCCGGTGCTAGCTGTGGTTGCTGTATCGGTGGCTTTCACGACTTGGGCAATTTTTAACTACTTTTTTCCTGACTTACTTTTTCACCCAATGCCGTAA
- a CDS encoding Ni/Fe hydrogenase subunit alpha, with translation MSQRIVIDPVTRLEGHAKITIYLDDAGQVTDARFHVTEFRGFEKFCEGRPLWEMPGITARICGICPVSHLLASAKAGDRILSVTIPAAATKLRRLMNLGQIIQSHALSFFHLSAPDLLLGMDSDPQKRNVFGLIAAQPELARGGIRLRQFGQEIIEILGGRKIHPSWAIPGGVREPLSEAGRTQIQSRIPEAKTTILDALDRFKRLLQDYEREAQTFGNFPSLFMGLVTSDGLWENYDGCLRFVDSAGNIIADKLDPTRFQEFIGEAVESYTYLKFPYYRPLGYPDQKDRCRLDSGIYRVGPLARLNICTRIGTEIADRELSEFRDRGGGTVLSSFFYHYARLIEILASIEQIELLLDEPQVLSPKIRAEAGINQLEGVGCSEAPRGTLFHHYKVDENGLMQKINLIIATGQNNLAMNRTVAQIARHFIHGAEIPEGMLNRVEAGIRAFDPCLSCSTHAAGQMPLHVQLVGGDGSVVNEVWRD, from the coding sequence ATGTCCCAGCGAATTGTTATCGATCCAGTCACGCGCCTTGAAGGTCACGCTAAAATTACCATCTACTTAGATGATGCCGGACAAGTGACCGATGCTCGGTTCCACGTCACAGAATTTCGCGGGTTTGAGAAATTCTGTGAAGGTCGTCCTTTGTGGGAAATGCCAGGAATTACGGCGCGGATTTGTGGAATTTGCCCAGTGAGTCACTTGCTAGCTTCTGCTAAAGCAGGCGATCGCATTCTTTCTGTTACTATTCCCGCCGCTGCTACTAAATTGCGTCGGTTGATGAATTTAGGGCAAATTATCCAATCCCATGCCCTGAGTTTTTTCCATCTCAGCGCCCCAGATTTACTTTTAGGCATGGATAGCGATCCCCAAAAGCGCAACGTTTTTGGGTTAATTGCCGCTCAACCAGAATTAGCCAGAGGTGGAATTCGACTGCGACAATTTGGGCAAGAAATTATTGAAATATTAGGGGGGCGCAAGATTCATCCATCGTGGGCAATTCCAGGTGGCGTGCGAGAACCTTTATCTGAAGCAGGACGCACGCAGATTCAAAGCCGCATTCCAGAAGCTAAAACCACAATATTAGACGCGCTAGACAGGTTTAAGCGCTTGCTTCAGGACTACGAACGGGAAGCCCAAACTTTCGGTAATTTTCCCAGCTTATTTATGGGTTTGGTCACATCTGATGGTCTGTGGGAAAACTATGATGGATGTCTTCGCTTTGTCGATAGCGCTGGTAATATTATTGCAGACAAACTCGATCCAACTCGCTTTCAAGAATTTATTGGTGAAGCAGTTGAATCTTATACTTATCTCAAGTTCCCCTATTATCGCCCTTTAGGATATCCCGACCAAAAAGATCGCTGTCGTTTAGATAGTGGCATTTATCGAGTTGGACCTTTAGCACGATTAAATATTTGTACTCGCATTGGCACGGAGATCGCCGATCGAGAATTAAGCGAATTTCGCGATCGCGGTGGTGGTACTGTACTCTCATCCTTTTTTTACCACTACGCCCGACTGATTGAAATTTTGGCATCAATCGAGCAAATTGAATTGCTGCTTGACGAGCCACAGGTTTTATCTCCTAAAATCCGCGCCGAAGCTGGAATTAACCAATTAGAAGGAGTTGGCTGTAGTGAAGCACCACGCGGGACTTTATTTCATCACTACAAAGTTGATGAAAACGGTTTAATGCAAAAGATCAATTTAATTATTGCGACGGGGCAAAATAATCTCGCCATGAACCGCACGGTGGCTCAAATTGCCCGACATTTTATTCATGGTGCAGAAATTCCTGAAGGGATGTTGAATCGTGTTGAAGCTGGAATTCGGGCTTTCGATCCTTGCTTGAGTTGTTCGACTCATGCAGCCGGACAAATGCCATTGCACGTTCAATTAGTGGGAGGAGATGGAAGTGTTGTCAATGAAGTTTGGCGGGATTAG
- the remA gene encoding extracellular matrix/biofilm regulator RemA: MDIQLINIGFGNIVSANRVVAIVSPESAPIKRIITDARDRGQLIDATYGRRTRAVIVTDSSHVILSAIQPETVANRFVIGRDHHGDN, encoded by the coding sequence ATGGACATTCAGTTAATCAACATCGGTTTTGGCAACATTGTATCTGCTAACCGAGTCGTTGCCATTGTCAGTCCAGAATCCGCACCTATCAAGCGTATCATTACTGACGCACGGGATCGAGGACAGCTAATCGATGCGACCTACGGTCGGCGGACGCGGGCTGTGATCGTAACTGATTCCAGCCATGTGATTCTCTCAGCAATCCAACCGGAAACAGTGGCGAATCGATTTGTGATCGGTCGCGACCATCATGGAGACAATTGA
- a CDS encoding oxidoreductase, producing MTRLKLATVWLGGCSGCHMSFLDLDEWLIDLVAGADLVYSPFMDTKEYPEGVDVVLVEGAIANEDHLQTIKTVRKRSQLLISFGDCAVTGNVTALRNPLGSAEPVLQRCYIETADVRGQIPQEPGIVPPLLDRVTPVHTVVPVDIYLPGCPPPAARIRAVLESLLRGEKPQLEGRELIKFG from the coding sequence ATGACTCGTTTGAAACTAGCAACAGTTTGGTTAGGTGGCTGTTCGGGCTGTCACATGTCATTTCTTGACTTAGACGAATGGCTGATCGACCTAGTAGCTGGGGCGGATTTAGTCTACAGTCCCTTTATGGATACTAAAGAATATCCAGAAGGGGTGGATGTGGTATTGGTAGAAGGAGCGATCGCCAATGAAGATCACTTGCAAACGATTAAAACAGTCAGAAAGCGATCGCAACTCCTGATCTCGTTTGGTGATTGTGCTGTAACTGGTAACGTGACAGCTTTACGCAATCCATTAGGGAGTGCCGAACCAGTTTTGCAACGCTGTTACATTGAAACCGCAGACGTGCGCGGACAGATCCCCCAAGAACCGGGTATTGTCCCGCCGTTGTTAGATCGAGTCACGCCAGTACATACAGTCGTACCCGTTGACATTTACTTACCCGGTTGTCCGCCTCCTGCGGCACGGATTCGAGCTGTATTGGAATCGCTGTTGCGTGGAGAAAAACCGCAGTTAGAAGGGCGCGAGTTGATTAAATTTGGCTGA
- a CDS encoding PhzF family phenazine biosynthesis protein, with protein MGQEIFQVDAFTNKPFAGNPAAVCVLPQPRDDGWMQNVAKEMNLSETAFLLRQDNGSYNLRWFTPATEVPLCGHATLASAHVLWKQGYLQPEETARFHTLSGLLTAKRIGEWIELDFPMQVSAASEIPADLIKALGTKPKYVGETNRNYLVELDSEEIVRNLQPDFSLLKTLPVQGVIVTAQATTSEYDFVSRYFAPNVGIDEDPVTGSAHCCLAPYWRDRLGKDNFLAYQASARGGVVKVSCQGDRVLLGGQAVLVLRGELVDG; from the coding sequence ATGGGACAAGAAATTTTTCAGGTCGATGCTTTTACAAATAAACCTTTTGCAGGAAATCCTGCTGCTGTATGCGTTTTGCCGCAACCGAGAGATGATGGTTGGATGCAAAATGTCGCTAAGGAGATGAATTTATCGGAGACGGCTTTTTTACTCCGGCAAGACAATGGTAGCTACAATTTGCGGTGGTTTACCCCTGCTACAGAAGTTCCTCTGTGCGGTCATGCTACCCTAGCTAGCGCTCATGTACTGTGGAAACAGGGTTATTTGCAGCCGGAGGAAACAGCTCGATTTCACACTCTCAGCGGCTTGCTGACGGCAAAACGGATAGGAGAATGGATCGAGTTAGACTTTCCCATGCAAGTCTCTGCTGCATCGGAAATACCTGCCGATTTGATTAAAGCTTTGGGAACCAAACCAAAGTATGTAGGTGAGACGAATAGAAATTATTTAGTGGAATTAGATTCGGAGGAGATTGTCAGAAATCTTCAGCCAGATTTTAGTTTACTGAAAACCTTGCCCGTACAAGGCGTAATCGTTACCGCTCAGGCGACAACTTCAGAGTATGATTTTGTCTCTCGCTACTTTGCGCCTAATGTCGGAATTGATGAAGATCCGGTGACGGGTTCGGCGCATTGTTGCCTTGCACCCTACTGGCGCGATCGCTTGGGGAAAGATAATTTTCTCGCCTATCAAGCTTCTGCTAGAGGTGGAGTTGTTAAAGTTAGTTGTCAAGGCGATCGCGTTTTATTAGGAGGACAAGCTGTTTTAGTTTTACGGGGTGAATTGGTTGATGGTTGA
- a CDS encoding anion permease, with protein MILFLVALLSFYVSWNLGANDVANAMGTSVGSKAVTLRQALVIAGTLEFTGAVLFGHEVSETLATKIFNPALFISQPEVLLVGMISVLLAGGAWLQIATSQGLPVSSSHAIVGAIAGFSACAIGWEAIDWASIGKITFAWVITPIVSGAIASAFYSQVRHWILTQPDPLKQLDEWIPWLSVALISIFGVIVLPTVSHPIYTLLTQHWSLQLPARDLPLGLGAIASVCLSVYGWRQLAKSKVQSQKSKVVPTPDSLVEKQLARFQLLSACFVAFAHGSNDVGNAIAPLAAISYIIRTASVPVDGIAIPLWILVLGGAGIVAGLAVWGKKVIATIGEGIIPLQPSGGFCAELATATTILLASRLGLPVSTSHALVGGVVGVGLVRNWKTIQFQTVRGIAAAWIITVPISAVLGASIFAIARLIFL; from the coding sequence ATGATTCTTTTTTTAGTTGCGCTCCTATCCTTCTACGTTTCTTGGAACTTAGGCGCAAATGATGTTGCTAATGCGATGGGAACCTCTGTTGGCTCTAAAGCTGTGACTTTGCGTCAAGCGTTAGTCATTGCAGGGACTCTAGAATTTACAGGTGCGGTGCTGTTTGGACATGAAGTTTCAGAAACTCTAGCAACCAAAATTTTCAATCCTGCCCTATTCATTTCTCAGCCAGAAGTATTGTTAGTAGGCATGATATCAGTTCTACTAGCTGGGGGAGCGTGGTTGCAAATCGCGACTTCACAAGGGTTACCCGTGTCCTCTTCTCATGCAATTGTAGGAGCGATCGCGGGTTTTAGTGCTTGCGCGATCGGATGGGAAGCAATAGACTGGGCATCAATCGGTAAAATCACTTTTGCCTGGGTTATTACGCCGATAGTCAGTGGTGCGATCGCCTCTGCATTCTACAGTCAGGTAAGACACTGGATTTTGACTCAACCCGATCCTCTCAAACAGCTAGACGAGTGGATTCCTTGGTTAAGTGTGGCATTGATAAGTATTTTTGGTGTCATCGTCCTACCTACAGTCAGTCATCCAATATATACTTTGCTAACTCAACATTGGAGTTTACAACTTCCCGCCCGAGATTTACCTTTAGGGCTAGGAGCGATCGCGTCTGTATGTCTGAGTGTCTATGGTTGGAGACAACTAGCAAAGTCAAAAGTTCAAAGTCAAAAGTCAAAAGTAGTTCCGACTCCCGACTCCCTTGTAGAAAAACAACTGGCACGCTTCCAATTATTGAGTGCTTGTTTCGTCGCTTTCGCACACGGTTCTAACGATGTCGGGAATGCGATCGCACCCTTGGCAGCAATCTCTTATATTATTCGTACTGCTAGTGTCCCTGTAGATGGCATCGCAATTCCGTTATGGATTCTCGTACTTGGCGGCGCTGGTATTGTTGCAGGTTTAGCTGTTTGGGGTAAAAAAGTCATCGCCACCATCGGCGAGGGAATTATTCCTTTACAACCGAGTGGCGGCTTCTGTGCTGAATTAGCCACGGCAACAACTATTTTACTGGCTTCACGCCTGGGTTTACCCGTTTCTACATCCCATGCTCTAGTTGGTGGTGTCGTGGGAGTTGGTTTAGTCAGAAATTGGAAAACAATTCAGTTCCAAACTGTGCGAGGAATTGCCGCAGCTTGGATAATTACAGTGCCGATAAGTGCGGTTTTGGGTGCTAGCATCTTTGCGATTGCACGTCTAATCTTCCTCTAG
- a CDS encoding Photosystem I reaction center subunit III produces MRRLFALILVIGGLWFTFAPPAQAQQVNLVRCSDSPAFIQRAQAARNTTADPQSGEKRFERYAQAMCGPEGLPHLVVDGRLDRAGDFLIPSIMFLYIAGQIGWAGRTYLLATKKKYASETEIKEVIIDVPLAFQSMVSAFAWPLAAVKELLSGELTAKDEEIPISPR; encoded by the coding sequence ATGCGTCGATTGTTTGCGCTGATCTTAGTTATTGGTGGACTGTGGTTTACATTTGCTCCACCAGCTCAAGCACAGCAAGTTAATTTAGTACGTTGCAGTGACTCTCCTGCATTTATTCAACGGGCACAAGCAGCCCGCAATACGACTGCCGATCCGCAATCGGGTGAAAAGCGGTTTGAGCGGTACGCTCAAGCAATGTGTGGTCCTGAAGGTCTACCCCACCTGGTTGTTGATGGTCGTCTCGATCGCGCTGGCGATTTTTTAATTCCTAGCATTATGTTTCTCTACATTGCCGGTCAGATCGGCTGGGCGGGGCGTACCTATCTGCTAGCCACCAAGAAAAAGTATGCTAGTGAAACCGAAATCAAAGAAGTCATCATTGATGTTCCCTTAGCATTTCAGAGCATGGTGTCAGCATTTGCTTGGCCCCTAGCCGCCGTGAAAGAGTTGCTCTCAGGCGAACTCACTGCTAAAGACGAAGAAATCCCCATTTCTCCGCGCTAA
- the tsaD gene encoding tRNA (adenosine(37)-N6)-threonylcarbamoyltransferase complex transferase subunit TsaD — MATVLAIETSCDETAVAIVKNRQICSSVVNSQILVHSQYGGVVPEVASRQHLEIINQAIALALEQAEMNWQDLDGIAATCAPGLVGALMVGITAAKTLALIHQKPFLGVHHLEGHIYANYLSEPSLQPPFLCLLVSGGHTSSIYVKDCGVYETLGETRDDAAGEAFDKVARLLQLGYPGGPIIDKLAQTGNAQAFSLPEGNISRSQGGYHPYDSSFSGLKTAVLRLVRQLEQNGAVPVADVAASFQETVARSLTKRAIACARDYGLETIAVGGGVAANSSLRKHLQIAAASHNLRVLFPPLKLCTDNAAMIGCAAADHLNRGHTSPLTLGVQSRLSLKDVMQLYQGAGSRE, encoded by the coding sequence ATGGCTACAGTTTTAGCGATAGAAACAAGTTGTGATGAAACTGCGGTGGCGATTGTTAAGAATCGTCAAATTTGTAGCAGTGTTGTTAACTCCCAGATCTTAGTACACAGTCAGTACGGGGGAGTTGTACCAGAGGTTGCTTCGCGCCAGCATTTAGAAATTATCAATCAGGCGATCGCCCTAGCTTTAGAGCAAGCTGAAATGAACTGGCAAGATCTGGATGGGATTGCGGCGACTTGCGCGCCTGGCTTGGTTGGTGCTTTGATGGTAGGCATCACGGCAGCAAAAACTTTAGCATTAATCCATCAAAAGCCCTTTTTGGGCGTACATCACCTAGAAGGGCATATTTACGCCAACTACTTGAGCGAACCAAGTTTACAGCCACCCTTTTTGTGCTTGTTAGTTTCTGGCGGACACACTAGCTCGATCTACGTTAAAGATTGCGGCGTGTACGAGACATTAGGTGAAACCCGCGATGATGCGGCTGGAGAAGCCTTTGATAAAGTTGCACGGCTCTTGCAATTGGGATATCCTGGCGGTCCTATCATTGACAAATTGGCACAGACAGGTAACGCTCAAGCTTTTTCCTTGCCAGAAGGAAATATTTCTCGATCGCAGGGTGGTTATCATCCCTATGATTCGAGTTTTAGCGGCTTGAAAACAGCAGTACTGCGATTGGTACGGCAACTAGAGCAGAATGGTGCTGTACCAGTGGCAGATGTAGCGGCAAGTTTTCAGGAAACAGTAGCACGATCGCTAACTAAACGGGCGATCGCTTGCGCTCGGGACTATGGCTTAGAAACTATCGCTGTAGGTGGTGGAGTTGCAGCCAACAGCAGCCTCAGAAAACACCTGCAAATAGCAGCAGCCAGTCATAATCTGCGCGTGTTATTTCCGCCTTTAAAGCTTTGTACTGATAACGCTGCCATGATTGGTTGTGCTGCTGCCGACCATCTTAACCGAGGGCATACCTCACCCTTGACTTTAGGCGTGCAGTCGCGTTTATCTCTGAAAGATGTGATGCAGCTTTATCAGGGAGCAGGCAGTAGGGAGTAG
- a CDS encoding hydrogenase maturation protease, which produces MGENSKNILVIGYGNDLRSDDAVGQKVANAIASEELPDVTSLCVHQLTPELAAFLATADLAIFIDACYASICENVRVQAIAPTNSTAIGGHTGDPQSLLALTQALYNRVPNAWWVTIPGTNFELSDRLSPIAERGIQIALEQIYHLMKLGKVELCMKLE; this is translated from the coding sequence ATGGGTGAGAATTCAAAAAATATTCTAGTAATTGGCTACGGTAATGACTTGCGTAGTGATGATGCTGTGGGGCAAAAAGTAGCTAATGCGATCGCCTCTGAGGAATTACCTGATGTAACATCGCTGTGCGTCCATCAACTCACACCCGAACTAGCTGCATTTTTGGCAACAGCCGACCTAGCAATTTTTATTGATGCCTGTTATGCAAGTATCTGCGAGAATGTACGAGTACAAGCGATCGCACCTACCAATTCTACTGCGATCGGCGGACATACAGGCGATCCGCAATCGCTACTAGCCCTGACGCAAGCGCTTTACAATCGAGTTCCGAATGCTTGGTGGGTAACGATACCAGGAACGAACTTTGAATTAAGCGATCGCCTTTCACCCATTGCTGAACGAGGTATTCAGATAGCACTGGAACAAATTTACCATTTGATGAAATTAGGCAAGGTAGAACTATGCATGAAGTTGGAATGA
- a CDS encoding photosystem I reaction center subunit XI, whose amino-acid sequence MAQAIDASKNRPGDPRNQEVVFPAGRDPQNSNLETPVNSSGLVKWFINNLPAYRPGITDMRRGLEVGMAHGYWVLGPFTKLGPLRDTDVANIAGLISTLGMVAIMTATMALYSASNPPQPVATTTTGGQVPSTFKSPESWNNYISGFLIGGVGGAVFAYFVLTNIAIIKNVFGGLFS is encoded by the coding sequence ATGGCGCAAGCAATAGATGCATCTAAAAATAGACCCGGCGATCCTAGAAATCAAGAAGTTGTCTTTCCTGCTGGGCGCGATCCTCAGAATAGTAACTTAGAAACACCAGTAAATTCTTCTGGCTTGGTGAAGTGGTTTATTAATAACTTACCCGCTTATCGTCCAGGTATCACCGATATGCGGCGGGGTTTGGAAGTTGGTATGGCACATGGTTACTGGGTACTCGGACCCTTTACTAAACTCGGTCCGTTACGCGATACAGATGTTGCCAACATTGCTGGATTGATCAGTACTTTAGGTATGGTAGCAATCATGACTGCTACTATGGCTTTGTACTCTGCTAGCAATCCACCTCAACCTGTTGCTACTACTACCACTGGTGGTCAAGTTCCTTCTACTTTCAAATCGCCAGAAAGCTGGAACAACTATATTAGTGGTTTCTTGATTGGAGGCGTTGGTGGCGCGGTGTTTGCCTACTTCGTGCTGACAAATATAGCTATCATCAAGAACGTTTTTGGTGGGCTATTTTCATAA
- a CDS encoding DMT family transporter → MKTVILALSYAFCWGVGVTLTKIALSEITATTLLIIQLIASVTFLATVCYFKDRQLPFTWSHLKQGFAGIFEPALAYMVGTFGVKMTTASNATLIGSSEVILTILFAAVFLGEKLTRAKLLLASISFIGVSLLMLKDAQGADRASLVGDLLVLLGTVFAVFYVLLSKKQIATANPLQLTASQQLVGLLVTVSCFSVLSILNSSYEVSAAGISLQFWLLAVISGIMQYALAFLLYLIALQNVPVSQAAFYVALIPIFGVASAILALGEQPSFTQWVGGVLIVASSYLANKLKTV, encoded by the coding sequence ATGAAAACAGTAATCCTTGCTCTAAGCTACGCCTTTTGCTGGGGAGTAGGAGTAACTCTGACAAAAATTGCCCTTTCAGAAATTACAGCGACGACTCTACTGATTATTCAACTGATTGCCAGCGTTACATTTCTTGCCACAGTGTGTTATTTCAAAGATCGTCAACTGCCATTCACTTGGAGTCATCTTAAACAAGGCTTTGCAGGGATTTTTGAACCTGCTTTAGCCTACATGGTTGGAACCTTTGGCGTAAAGATGACGACTGCCAGCAACGCAACATTAATTGGTTCATCCGAGGTAATTCTTACCATCTTATTTGCAGCAGTTTTCTTAGGTGAGAAACTCACACGAGCAAAATTGCTACTCGCTAGCATTAGTTTTATAGGGGTGTCTCTGTTAATGTTAAAAGACGCTCAGGGCGCAGATCGTGCTTCACTTGTCGGCGATCTACTCGTGCTACTCGGTACGGTCTTCGCAGTATTCTATGTTCTTCTGAGCAAGAAGCAGATTGCAACAGCAAATCCTTTACAGCTCACCGCATCACAGCAGTTGGTTGGTTTGCTTGTAACTGTATCGTGTTTTAGCGTACTATCAATTCTCAATTCGAGCTATGAAGTGAGCGCAGCAGGCATTTCACTACAATTTTGGTTACTTGCAGTTATTTCGGGCATCATGCAGTATGCTTTAGCGTTCTTACTCTATTTGATTGCGTTGCAGAATGTGCCTGTAAGTCAAGCTGCGTTTTACGTTGCCCTCATTCCTATTTTTGGTGTAGCAAGTGCTATTTTGGCGCTCGGCGAGCAACCTAGCTTTACACAGTGGGTTGGAGGGGTATTAATCGTTGCGTCGTCCTATCTTGCAAACAAACTCAAAACTGTGTAA